The genomic region TTCTGTCTACcctccaccccccccacacacacagacttcCTTCAGAACCAGGATTAGGGgacatttccatttctctgcttctttcaGATTTGGAAACCAGATCCCAAAGCAAGCTATCAACTGAAAAGCAAGGTATAACTGAAGAAATACCCAACAGTGCCCTGGTAGAAAGGTTCCTACAGGAAAGTCTGTGGCACTCTAAGGATGAAGATGCTGCAGGCAACAGGGAACAGGGCCCTGAGAAGTCAGATAGCTGTGTGGTGCAGGCAGCCTGCACACCTGTGAAGACACCGACAcaggagcagcagcaggggaATGGGTGTGGGGAAGACTTGAGTCTGAGGCCAGATCTCCCAACTCAACCAATGACTCCTGAAAGGCAAGGTGCCCCAATGTGGGGAACACATGGACAGAGGGAGAATTCAGACTCAAATGCTCAACAGAAAACCTGtgcaaaagagaagccctatGGATGTCAGGAATGTGGAAAGGCCTTTAGTCACAGCTCAGCACTCATTGAACACCACCGAACACACACAGGAGAGAGGCCTTATGAATGTCATGAATGTGGAAAAGGCTTTCGAAACAGCTCAGCGCTTACCAAACACCAGCGAATCCACACTGGTGAGAAGCCTTATAAGTGTACTCAGTGTGGGAGGACCTTCAACCAAATTGCCCCATTGATCCAGCACCAGAGAACTCACACGGGTGAGAAACCCTATGAGTGCAGCGAGTGTGGGAAATCCTTCAGCTTTAGATCCTCCTTCAGCCAACATGAGCGGACGCACACAGGTGAGAAGCCCTACACGTGCAGTCAGTGTGGGAAGGCCTTCCGACAGAGCATCCATCTCACCCAGCACCTGCGAATCCACACTGGGGAGAAGCCATACCAGTGTGGAGAATGCGGCAAGGCCTTCAGTCACAGTTCATCCCTGACTAAACACCAGCGGATCCACactggggagaagccctatgagtGCCAGGCATGTGGAAAAGCCTTCACCCAGATCACACCACTGATTCAGCatcagaggatacacacaggcgAGCGGCCTTACGAGTGCAGTGAGTGCGGGAAGGCTTTCAGCCAGAGCACACTCCTGACTGAGCATCGGAGGAtccacacaggagagaagccctatggGTGCAACGAGTGTGGGAAAACCTTCAGTCACAGCTCATCGCTTAGCCAGCACGAGCGGACACACACAGGCGAGAAACCCTATGCATGCAGGCAATGTGGGAAGGCCTTCCGGCAGAGCACACACCTCACTCAGCATCAGAGAATCcacacgggggagaagccctaCAAGTGTAGTGACTGCGGCAAGGCCTTCAGCCACAGCTCATCCCTGACCAAACACCAGCGGATCCACactggggagaagccctatgagtGTAATGAGTGTGGCAGAGCCTTCAGCCAGCTTGCTCCACTCATTCAACACCAGCGGAtccacacaggagagaagccctatgaGTGTAATCAGTGTGGCAGAGCCTTCAGCCAGAGCTCCCTCCTCATAGAACACCAGAGGATTCACACCAAGGAAAAACCCTATGGGTGCAATgaatgtggaaaatccttcagcCACAGCTCATCGCTCAGCCAGCACGAGAGGACACACACTGGGGAAAAGCCCTACGAGTGCCAGGACTGTGGAAAGTCCTTTCGGCAGAGCACCCACCTCACTCAGCACCGGAGGAtccacacaggagagaagccatATGAGTGCAGGGACTGTGGGAAGGCCTTCACACACAGCTCCTCCCTTACCAAGCACCAGAGAACTCATACTGGGTAGACCCACTCCACGTGTGCTGGGACCCAGCAAAGCCTTAAGCCATAGCACATCGCTTACTACATTTGACCCAGTCACACTCCTGATAAACAATACACTGTAAACAAGCCTTTGTGCTCAACACACCCCTAAGACTCCCACACAGAGTTGACATTTATGGAAATGACTGTGGGAATAGCAAGCTCTGGGTCATCTATCCCAGACAGCCAGTCATCCAGACAGTAGGGAAGTGTGAAGTTAATCACTGTTGAGGACCTTTAGCCATGAGTGCCCACCAATGCTTCACTATAGAACCTACAAaagggagaaatggaaaaaatgtagTGGACATGGGGTGGCTTCTAAGAAGTCACCATATTCTAAACCAGACATTTTCAAAGTGGTGAGAAACACAACAAATGCCTTTCATATAAAAGAATCAGATGCAGTCGGAATTTGTCATTATTGCACATGACATTCTTGTGGGTAGGTGCTTATGAAAAGTGCAAGTTGACTTTCATATTTGCTAAAACCAATATGGCAGAATGTTCCAGACATGAGAGTGGCATTTTTATGGAATCATGAATATTCAAATATCTCAGCACAGAATTTTCTGATTTGTGTGTAATTGTTTGAACAAAGTACATGGCCACCAGCCTCACAAATGTGAACGCCATATGATAATTATCCATGTatataaacagattttaaaatagttgTATGCATTATGTGgcaataagttaatttttatatgcaaTGGAACTGAAAAGGTTTGTATAGGAAGACTTGAAGGTAGAGCCCCTTCCACAGAGCCTTGCAGATTCTGAGATGGCTTTTACTGCTTTGTTCTTGCTATAAAATTTTCTACCAGACTCAAAGGCATTAGAAATGCAGATGTTGCTGTTTCACAAAGAAGATTTATCTTTGCTAAGTCACCATCTTGGGTCTTCTCAGatgactcagtgttaaagaatccacctaccaagcaggagatgctgttttgatccctgggtcaggaagctctcctggagaaggaaatggcaacccactccagtattcttgcctgagaaatcccatgaaggaaggagcctggcaggctacagtgcatggggtaaCACCTAATTTTATCTTGgcagtttttcatttttcctcccaAAGAGGCACTCAGTTGTGTGAGCTTTGACTCCAATGAATCTGGACTGATCCCTGACTCAAGATACTTAAGAAAGACATTTATAGTGATGATGCTTATAGATTTTATATATGCATTGAAGACATACATACCAAATCTTGTACACAGAAAAATGAGTCATCTGTACACTGAAAAGTCAAAAGTAATAGTTCCTACGTGCTGgaaacatgagaaaatattttttctcccaaGTTTTCCGTGATTGGGAGAAGTTTTTTCAAAATGGTGGAAAGTGAATTTTATAGAAACCCAGTaaataattttcaagaaaaatttaaaagcaaaatcaaataTAACTAAAATTCCATGACTCCAACAAAACTATTTTAAGTTTTACACTTTCTTTGCTATGATTTGACCACATTCACTGTCTTATAgttacaacaaaataaatatttataatttgcttACTAAGCAgtgcttagaaataaattttccatgttgcctCACAGTCTTCTTAATTATCATTATGCTTATTATTCCTTTGAATAACTCTACCAAAATTTAAGTCATAGTTCCTCTGTAATTGGGTATTTAACTCCATGTAAATGAACATCCTAGTCACTTGtgtatattttgcttttagtATCCCACAAAGGTCCAGGAAGGATTTCAGCCTCAATGTATAcagccttctccttcccctgccccaccccccaccaactaatcctttaaaaaaaaaaattatttttggcccTGCCACACAGCGTGTGGGATTTTcgttccccaactggggatcagACCCATGCCCTTTGCATTGGAATCTCAtcgtcttaatcactggaccaccagggaagtcactcctCACTAACTCTTTAGGAAAAATCATCATGTCTTTACATTTCAAGAAACACAAATGTCAAAGTAAGTCTTAAGAAATTGGGCTGTTTGTGTTCCAAGTATTTGCACTGGTTGACACTGATTTACAAAGCTCATCAACCCAGGCAATGATGGGGGGCATGTATTAGTCTGCTTGGACTCCCATAACAAACAGGTCAGCTggctcaaacaacagaaatttactgctggaggctggaagtccaactTATGGAGCTACGGAGTTACAGAGACtgaaagtccaaggtcaaggtgctgtcagggttggtttctggtgagaccTTTTTCTGTAACTTCCTCTGTGCACACTCGGCAAGAGAGAGTAATCTCTGCTCTTTCTTCCACTTCTTATGAGGCCACCAGTCTTACGGGAGTAGGGCCCCACCTgtgtgacctcatttaaccttaattatcaCCCTAAAGGCCCTATCTCTAAATtatgggttagggcttcaacagatGAACTGGGGAGGAGGGGCATGGCAGCACCCGACTCAGTCCATAACAGAGGGTGGTAAGCATTTCCTTCGCACTGGAATTCATTGCCATCTTGCCCGGTTGCCTTTTATGTGAATTTACCTTCCCCTGTCCCTTTGAACACAGGCACCCTCTgacacagcaggcttccctggtggctcagtggtaaagaatctgcctgccaatgcaggaaacacaggttcagtccctcagtcgggaagatcccctggagaagggaatggcaccccactccagtcctcttgcctgggaaatcccacggacagaggagcctggtgggctgcagtccgggggtttgcagagtcagacacgacttggggaCTAAACAAACCCTCTGAGACTCGTGTGAACCCAACACTCAAGCAGCAGCAACAACTACTAGACAGGGATGTGAATGAGGAAATAAATCCTTGATTATGTTAAGCCCCTGTGATTTGGGCATGACTACAACAGAaatgtgttgctggagaagactcctgagagtcccttggacagaaagaccgaaccagtcaatcccaaaggaaatcaaccctgaatattcattggaaggttgatgctgaagctgaatctctaatactttggccacctgatgtgaagagctgactcattgaaaaagaccctgatgctgggaaagactgaaggcaggtggaaaaggggacaacggaggatgagatggttggatggcatcactgactcaatgggcatgagtttgagcaagctctgggagatggtgacggacagggaggccttggcgtgctgctgtccttggggttggagactcagacatgacagcaacGAACAACAACAGACTTCCTGCCCCAAAGCTGACAGAAATAGGCAACAGTATCTATAGAAAGCAGTTAAGTTTATgcgcaggcaaaaaaaaaataaaaaatgaacaatgcTAGAATCTGAGACTGAATGCAGAAATCAAAAGATCACCTTACACAGCCCAAGGAGTTAAGTTCAGACAGAGCTCGTCAACCTTTACTTGAGTTTTCACTTTTTTTGATCACTATCCCCACTCCCTGCCAAGTAAAACACACATTTTACATTGCATCCAGTTTTCATATTTAGATATATGGCTGAAAACTTTCATAAAACAGTATTTGCCTTTACTAAATTATGAATTTTGACTTATTTTATTCTATGTCATTACTTTGTAATGCTGGTGGTCACCTTTGATTTCACAACTCACTAATGGGCTGAAACACATGGTTTCAAAAGACTCCATTACTAGGCTCTGAGTGTTTTTGTGACCTTCATAAGCCACTCCATACCTATAAAGACATGTGAGTTAACTGGAAAATAGTATACTACTGAGGATTCAGAAGTGAACGTGGCATCACCTGTTTATGAAAAGGCCAAAACAGCTGGCAAGATTTCTGCTTGAACAACAGCCTTTGGAAGTTCTACCAAGAGGAACAGAGACAAGGCCGACTTGGAGAAAGAGCTGGCAGATGACAGACTTTAAGGCAATTACACGCTTCGCACAGAGACCAATGTTCCAACGTGTGGGTGGTGCTGAAGTGGGCCTGGAAGAAAGCAGAGTCTTCTTTCGTACTTGACGACTTCCGCTCAAGGGTAAGCCCTCTTTAGTTGTGTTTGCAAGGCCAGGGCTTCCTCGCAGCCCTTCCGGGGTTCTACCTGCTTTAGCCACATTAGCTCATTTAGAAAACAAGCAGACCTACACCCACACAGACACCACAGGACTCAAGGGCTTCAGAGGAACCCGGTGTGTGATTCGGAACATTCAGGCAGGCAGCTGTCCTGTGCTGGCATGTACAGCAAAGCGGCTCATCTCTGCCTCGGAGTGAACGGGGCAAACGTCACCTTCCACGTGTTCCGGGACCCACCGAGCCTCCCCGGTCTGGGCCAGGTGAGGCCCGGTGCCCTCTCAGAGGCACAAACTCTTTCCTCTCATGGTCTCCTGGTGCCCGGCCAGGGCCAAGCTGAAGTGGAAGTTTCCAGCAGGCCTGCCCACCTGGACCTTCCGGATGTGGCTCCTGACATGATCCGTGAAATGGTGGGTCCCCCCACAGGGCCTGCAGGCCCCCGGCTTCCCTTGGGACCCCCGGCCCCCAGCCAGATTCACGCACTGCAGGGCAGCAGGTGGCTAGAAGTGCCTGGTCCTGCCCGGCCACAGCGGGCGCCTTCTGCGTGTGGCGTTGCCGGCGGCTGCTCCTGCTGGAGACACCCCGGGGCCCTGCCCACCACACCCTCTGCGTGAGGCCGTTCTTGCCTGGTCTTGCTGCAGGTGCCCGGGGTGACAGGTGTTCGGGCTCTCCCCAGCTGTGCCACTCCCCTGGCTGGCTCGTGGATGACTGACAGCCTGCGGGCTACGGTGAGAAGCCCTGGTCCCCCTCCCGAGGGCCCAGAACCTCCTGCAGCTGGCTTTCCTCCCATGTGGCAGTGCCCCCAAGAAGCAAACGAGAATTTCCCTCGTGAGCATCTCACAGGATCTCTTTGCTTTCCTGCCACCTGAAACAAGGCCACAACGTGCGTGGTCCTGACTCACGGGGCTCAGAGAAGGAGACAGCCACGGGAGCAGTTGTGGGCGAGGATGGAGGGCTGGGCAAGCAGGGAGGAGTGGGCAAGGGCACGCCGTCATCGATGAACCGAGGGAGCTGAGGACTCGGGCCGGATCACAGTTGCTGAGGCTGTGGCGCGGGCCGGGGTGGTCACGTCTGCTTTCCTGTCTCTGAGTGCCTGAGCTCGTGGCTGCCTGAAAGAAAGACCCTCACTCCCCGCCCACCTTATCGCTAAAGTGGCCACATGACCCAGTGGTGGCCCAAAAGCTCAAGTGGAAGGGCTCCTACTGCCGTGGGAGTCGGGCCAGTCTGCCCAGACTGCGAGCTGACGCTGGCAGTGGACTGTCTGGGCCGGGACTGTCACCAGGAAGGGCCAACGCACCCGTGTTGTAACTAATGTTACGCTGGAGGCCCCAGCGATGCACGTCCCCTGGGATTTATGCCCTTGGGTACGCCCCCTGCTGCTCCCGAGCCCACCCCCCACTGGCTTGGCCACGTGGCCTATATAGTCTACCGGACGTTAGCACCCATGACGCAAAGGCTTGATAAGCACCCGCACAACAGTACTtgctgtgttagtcgctcagtcgtatccaacgctttgtgatcctgtggactgtagcccaacaggctgctCCGCCCGTACGAttatccaggcaaggacactggactgggctgccatgtCACAGTGCCTACCCTCCTGGAGTGCTCCCTCCTGAACCCAGCGGCCTGCCCCACCGTGAGGCAGCCTACGTGAAGCAACATGAACAAGAACCCAGGCTGAGCGCTTCAGCTGAGCTCTGTGCCTAGGGCCAATGCCAACCGCCAGGGGTTGAGTGAGGCCACCCGGGACACGCCAGCCTGACTCAAGCCTCCAGGTGCCATGGCCCAGCAGAAGGGCTGCCCGGCTGACTCAGTCAGCCCACAGAATGGTAGCGCCTGACGCTGCTGTTCTCAAGTGCCCATGTATTCGGGTGGTTTTAGTACACGGCAGGAGATCACTGCAGCAGCCAGCGTTTGGGGACAGGTGGTGGGCGGATGAGTGAGGTCAAAGGGGAGATCTCTACCGAGGATCTTGGGAAACGTGTTCAAGGTCAAATACATTTAGCACGTCTTTAAAACAGGGTGGGGTCCCAACTGAAGGCCCCCGTGGGGTCAGGATTCGTGAGACCAGCAGCGCTGGGGGAGGGTGAGCAGGGAGGCTGTGGAGGCAGCTCTCGCCCGCAGCGGTGGTGTCTAAGGATCTTCGTGCTTTCTCCAGCGGGGTCCTGCTGGTCCCCTCGCCGCCCTCCCCTGTACGCAGGCACCTCTGGAAACTTCAGCTTCTGAAAAAGCGCAGCCACAACTGAGGCTCTTGATCCAGAGAGGCCGGCCCCTCCGCGTCAGGCCCACAGAGAGATGCTTGGGGAGCAGCGTCCTGGTTCTGCCCAGGGGCCCTGTTTCCTGGCCTGGCTCAGGGCTCCGCGGCTGCAGAACCGCCGACCTTCTCGGGGCTAGGCCCGCCCTGGGCTCGCAGGGTGCTGCACGGCACCCCGGCCTCTCCCTTGTAGATGCCAGGACGGACGCCTGAAGCAGCCCCCATTCAGTGCACATCACCCCGCGCGGAGGACCAGGACTTCAGTCCccggaggctcctctgtccttccacCGCACACGGGCTCCAGGCCTGCGCTCGGGGTGGCAAGGCCACGACAGGGCAGGCAGACATCGACAAAAGCCACGCAGGAGATGGTGGGAGCGGGAACCCAAGGAGAGCAGACGCAGCAGGAAGGGTGAGGGGGGGACCAAGAGCACACGGGGCACGGccagagaggcagggaggaggctgCAATTGCCACAGTGGGTCGGGGGGCAGCGTGCGGTCAGGGGCTCACGTCAGAGCCCCTCCCGATCTCGGGGAGCTCAAATTCCCCACCTCCAACTTCAGCTCAGGACCAGGCTCATCCCTGTTTCCCAGGGAGGCAGCGGCCTGGGTGCCCACCCTGCTCCTCCTCTGGCCTCCCTGGGGTGGCTGGGGGTGCACTgatgatggggggtgggggggagacgcTGACAAGCCACGGTGGATGGGCCTGGGAGCGGCCGGGAGAGCGTGCCCTCTGGCGTCCACTCGGCCTCTGTGAGCTCGGCCTCTCTGATCCCTCCACGACGTCCCctgttccagaaaaacaggaTCTGGAGCTGGAGAGGCTGGGAGAAGGGAAGGCAAAGCTGAGGACACTGATCCCacggctttgttgttgttcagtcgctaagtcacgtccgactctttgcggccccacggaccgcagcacgcgaggcctccctgtccttcaccatctcccagagctcgctcaaactcacgtccattgagtcggtgatgccattcaaccactttgtcctctgccatccccttctcctcctgccttcaatctttcccagcatcagggtcttttccaatgggtcagctcttctaCCACAAAACTAGCAGCTTAATATAATGCAGATTTATCATCTCATGACCTTAATTACCTCAGTGGCCTTCCCCCTGACTATTCCTAGGAGCTGGTCACAATTCCAAGGGGAGCCACCCAGGGCTCTGAGGCCACCCCAACCAGTGGCAGCAGGTCACAGTCAGTGCTGCTCAGCCTAGGAGGGAGGCCCCAGGTCCTCCTAGACCTCTCTGTGGCCGACTCCTCCCATTGTCCATGGGAACACCCTCTCATCATCCAGGTTCTGAAGAGGGAAATTATCCTCGTGCTCTGAACTGTGGATGTTCAACCCAGAGCAGCTTCTGCCTGGATGCTCCCacccatggggtgggggtggggggcggtcccCCCTGGACACCCCTCCTCCATTTCCCCCATCCATTCTTACTAAACTGCCCTGAGACCCTGACCCAGGCACTTCCGGTCTGAAAAAAGTCCAAAGAAACCCCACCTTTTCACTCCTCAAATTACTGAAACAACAACATATGATTTGTGATGGAGGCAAAACCATGCAGTCAACAGTCTCTTAGGAAAACGACATGTTTATTTCTCTGTGCTCAGCTTCCAACCTACATCCGTATGCGTGCATGCCTTTACAGGGCTGCAGCAAGACAAATCCATTTTAAGCTTTCAGTTGCTGGACATATTATGAGTATTTTCaatacaacaacaaaatcttTTATCGTTATGATTCAGCACGGCTGCACGAAACAAATCCCAGGTGTCCCGAATGAACAGTGAGGGGTGACAACACACACATGACAACTCAGTGTCTTGTTTGCTTGGCTCAACAACTAAAGCAGTGCCTCGCCTTTCTCAGCAGCAGCCCCTTCCCTCTTGGAGGAATCCACTCCG from Muntiacus reevesi chromosome 2, mMunRee1.1, whole genome shotgun sequence harbors:
- the ZNF135 gene encoding zinc finger protein 135; translation: MTAGLLAAGDPEQVTFEDVVVDFTQEEWGHLEPAQRTLYRDVMLETFGLLVSVGHWLPEPDALSLLEQEAELRAADEGGPRGVCPDLETRSQSKLSTEKQGITEEIPNSALVERFLQESLWHSKDEDAAGNREQGPEKSDSCVVQAACTPVKTPTQEQQQGNGCGEDLSLRPDLPTQPMTPERQGAPMWGTHGQRENSDSNAQQKTCAKEKPYGCQECGKAFSHSSALIEHHRTHTGERPYECHECGKGFRNSSALTKHQRIHTGEKPYKCTQCGRTFNQIAPLIQHQRTHTGEKPYECSECGKSFSFRSSFSQHERTHTGEKPYTCSQCGKAFRQSIHLTQHLRIHTGEKPYQCGECGKAFSHSSSLTKHQRIHTGEKPYECQACGKAFTQITPLIQHQRIHTGERPYECSECGKAFSQSTLLTEHRRIHTGEKPYGCNECGKTFSHSSSLSQHERTHTGEKPYACRQCGKAFRQSTHLTQHQRIHTGEKPYKCSDCGKAFSHSSSLTKHQRIHTGEKPYECNECGRAFSQLAPLIQHQRIHTGEKPYECNQCGRAFSQSSLLIEHQRIHTKEKPYGCNECGKSFSHSSSLSQHERTHTGEKPYECQDCGKSFRQSTHLTQHRRIHTGEKPYECRDCGKAFTHSSSLTKHQRTHTG